ATGGAACCCGTCATCCGGTCGGCGTACATAATCACCTTGCCCTTGTCGTTTCGGGCGGCCCGGCCCATAGTCTGGATCAGGCTGCGCTGGTCGCGCAGGAAGCCTTCCTTATCGGCGTCCAGAATAGCTACCAAACTTACTTCGGGCAGGTCCAGACCTTCGCGCAAGAGGTTGACGCCGATAAGCACATCAATAACGCCCAGGCGCAGCTGCCGCAGGATTTCCACCCGGTCAAGGCTTTTCACGTCGGAGTGTACGTACTGCGACTTGATGCCCAGGCGCTCCATATATTTTTGCAGCTCCTCGGCCATGCGTTTGGTGAGCGTGGTCACCAGCACCCGGTCGCCCATTTTCACGCGGTTGTCGACTTCATCCAGCAAATCGTCAATCTGATTAACGCTGGGCCGCACGTCGATTTCGGGGTCGAGCAGGCCAGTGGGTCGGATAATCTGCTCTACTACCACGCCGTTGGCCTGAGTCAGCTCGTAGTCCGAGGGGGTAGCCGACACGTAGATGGCCTGCCGGTACATGCTTTCAAACTCGTTGAACGTCAGCGGGCGGTTGTCCATGGCTGAGGGCAACCGGAAGCCGTACTCTACCAGGGCCGTCTTGCGGCTCCGGTCGCCGCCCCACATGGCCCGCACCTGCGGAATAGTGGCGTGGCTTTCGTCGATAACCAGCAGGTAGTCGTCGGGGAAATAGTCGAGCAGGCAGAAGGGCCGGGAACCCGGCTCCCGGCCGTCGAAGTAGCGGGAATAGTTCTCGATGCCCGAGCAGTAACCCAGCTCCCGAATCATTTCCAGGTCAAACTCCGTGCGCTCCATGATGCGCTTGGCTTCCGAGTCGCGCCCCTCCTTCTCGAAGTAGGAGTGCTGCTGCACCATGTCGAACTGGATTTCCTTGATGGCCTGGTTGAGCGTGTCTTTGCCAGTCACGAAAAGGTTGGCCGGGTACAAGGTCACGCTTTGCTCGTCGCTGAGCTTTTTGCCACTTACCGGGTCAATCTTCTGGATGGCCTCGATTTCATCACCGAAAAAGTAGATGCGGTAGGCATAGTCGGCGTAGGCCGGAAACACATCCACCGTGTCGCCCTTCACCCGGAAGGTGCCGCGCGAAAACTCCACCTCGGTGCGCGAGTACAGAATCTGCACGAACTGATAGAGCAGGTTGTTGCGCGAGTATTTCAAGCCCGGAGCCAGGTAAATAACGTTTTTGCTGAACTCCTCGGGGTTGCCGATGCCGTAGATACACGACACCGACGCCACCACGATGACGTCGCGCCGGCCGCTGAGCAGCGTGGAGGTGCAGTGCAGCCGCAGCTTCTCGATTTCCTCGTTAATGGCCAGGTCCTTTTCAATAAAGACGTCGGTGCTGGCAATATAGGCCTCGGGCTGGTAGTAGTCGTAGTAGCTGATGTAGTACTCAACGGCGTTGTTCGGGAAAAACGACTTGAACTCGCCGTAGAGCTGGGCCGCCAGGGTTTTGTTGTGGCACAGCACCAGCGTGGGCTTGCCCGTCTGGGCCACTACGTTGGCCACCGTGAAGGTTTTGCCGGTACCCGTGGCGCCAAGCAGCACCTGGGCTGGCTCCCCGCTTTCCACACCCGAGACGAGCTGGGCAATGGCTTTGGGCTGGTCGCCGGTGGGTTTGAATTCGGAGGTTAGTTGGTAGTCCATTCAGGCAGAAAGGTGACAGCTAAGACAGCCTAGGATAACTCCATTGCCGCAAGGTAGGTTTCTTCGGAAACGAAAAAACCTGTTCAGATAAATTGAACAGGTTTTTCTGGAAAACTAGGCTACGGATTCTTAGCGGGTGTCGCGCCAAAGCTGGCAACCGGCAGTGGCCTGAGCAGTGAAATTGGCACACTTCCCGTCGCCCTTGCCGCTAATGCCGCCGCTGGGTGCCCCGACGTAGCGTAGCTGGTTGTCGTTGAGGTCATACACTTTCGTGTAGCCATCGGGATGGGTTGGCTTTACCAGGAACACAGTCCGGCCCTCCCAGGTGTAGCGCCATACTTCGCCGGCCGGGTTGCCTTTGGGGGACTGGAGTAATGCATCAATTAGTGGCTGGGCCCGGGCATCCACGCAGCTTGCGGCCGTATCAGTAGTGGCTTGGGACTCGGGTGCCACGGTTTCCTTCTGGCACTGAACCATACCCAGGCAGCCCCAGACACTAAGTAAAAACAGTAAAGACTTCATTGCATAAGGTAGAATGAGGTGAGATAAAGCAGTTTTTTGTTAGCGTACTACCACAGCCGCCTTGCTACCAAACTCCACGCTAGCCTCCAGGCCCACAGCGTAGGGTCGAGCCTGATAGTTGCTGCGCACCGCATCGGTATTGAGCGTTGAGAGGCCGGCTTCGGCCGTAGGCCCTACGGCGACGCTCCAGCTTGCTGCGCCGGGCTGGTAGCGCACCCCGCCGCCCGTGTTGACCGAGCCCTGAACTTTGCGGTAGGGCGAGTTAACTGACTTGAGTGTGTAGGAAGTGGTGGCTTCGGGCACGCCTTCCAGCTCAGAACGCGTGTTGAAGAGCACATTGACGGCGGCTCCCACTTTAGCATAAAGTGACCAGCCGGGCTTGGCCGAGCCGTAGCGTACGCTCACCGGAATACCTGCCGTACGGTACCGATACTGGGCCGTGCGCACCTTTACCGGCTGAGGCGGCGTCAGGAAGTCATTCGTCGAGGGCCGGCTGGCCGCGCGAGCTTCTACAACGGGCATTTTGCCGTCGAGGAAGTAGTAGGAGGTCTGGGAGGTAGCACGCTGCTCAGCTACGGCCAGCCCGGCGCTTACCGTTAGGTGTTTCGAAGCGGCGTAACTCGCCGTCAGGGCCACACGCTGGGCAAAGCCGGGCCGCAGGTATTGCCGATACTCATGGGCCGCCTGCTCATACGTACTAGCAGTACGGGCCGCTGCTACCGAACCATTTACACTATTAGCATAGGTCACGGCGGCTGGCGTAGCAGCAAAGCTCATGTTCGGGTTGTAGGCCGAAGCGGCGTAGCCCCCCATCAGACGCCAACGCTTGGGGCGGGCGGCAGCCTCCGGTTTGGTTTCTTCTTGTAAAGCAGCGGGCAGTTGGGCGGCCATCATAGTAGGCGCACTGGGCAGGGCTGGCTTCAGCGTATCGGGACGGCTGTTACCGGTCAGGCCTGCCAAAGCAACCTTTTGACTATTCAACGCCGTCAGCCAGGTTGCACCGCCAGCCCCCACTGGGCGTGCCGCTGCCACTATCCGGTCATAGAATGAGCCGGCCGTAGTAGTAGCAACCCCGTCGTAGGACAGCGAAGATGCCGAGCCGTAAGCGCCCGAAACAGCACCAGAACCCCGCAGAACATTGGCGCTGCGGTCAGCACCACGCGCCGTAGGGGCAGCCGTTGCGGTGGCGCCAGGCTGCAGGGTTTGCAAGGAGCCACCCGAGGCCATGTCCGCTTCCGTGGGCCCAGCAATCATGGCGGCAAGGCTAGCTGCCGCAGCTTCTCCTAAATACAGGTCTGACGTGGGGTTAGCAGTGCCAGCCGGAGCATCAGCTGCCGTATTTGCAGCATGTTGTTTGGCTGAAGCAGCCGGGGCGGAGGCTACGGCGCCCGCCAGCGTAGCCCGGTCCGACTGGCGCATAGTCAGCCAGCTGCCGGCACCCAGAAACAGCAGAATACAGGCCGCTGCTACCCACCGGTGCCACACTAGGCGGCGACGGAAGGTTTCGTTCTGCTGCACCAGCAATTCGTGGTCAATTTGTTCCCACAGGTTCATGCGGGGCGCTACCTCAGCTTCGCCCAGCTTCTGCCGAAACAGCTGCTCCAAGTCGCCGGTGGGTTCCGGGGTGGGCGTATGGTTATTTGCGGTAGGTACCATTGGAACGATGCGCTTCGAGGCGCTCTAATTTGGTCTTCAAAATCGCCCGGGCCCGGGCGTACTGTGATTTGCTGGTGCCCTCGGAAATGCCCATCAGCTCCCCGATTTCCTTGTGGCCGTAGCCTTCGATGGCAAACAGGTTGAACACCATGCGGTAGCGCGGCGCCAGTTCCTGGACCATGGCCAGCATTTCTTCGAAAGCGTAGTTGGAGAGCGTAAATTCCTCCCCAGCCAACTCTTCCGGATATTCTCCTTCGCTGACGGCCACCAGCGGGGCGTTGCGGCGGTGCTGGCGCAGGGCGGCATTCACCATAATGCGGCGAATCCAGAACTCCAGCGGGCACTCGCGGCGGAAGTTACGCAGGTTGTTGAATACGGTTATAAAGCCTTCCTGCAGCACATCCTCGGCCTCAAACGTGGTTTGGGCATAGCGCAGGCACACGGCCATCATCTTGCCGGCAAACCGGTCGTAGAGTTGCTTCTGCATAGCCCGGCTGCCAGCCAGGCACCCGTCAATTATCTCGGCCTCGGTCATGGCGGAAGGCGGGGTAAGGTGGCGCACCGGAGCCGACGCGGCTGGCTTGGAAGCAGATTGCCCATCGGGCAGCAGGCTCCGCAGCCCACCCATCGAGCTCAGAGCGGAAGACAAGGCACCCATCAGCAGCAGCGGCCCACCTGGCCCACGTTATGCGCCGGCTTCTGCAGCAACTGCTGCGACCGGAAATTGTAAGTAGCCAATAGTACCATAGGAAGCGGATAGAATCGGGAAGGAAAAACTACCTAGTGTCGTGTAGTAGGATGAGCCAGACCAGGGTGCAGCGGTTGCACGTTGCGTATAAAAAACCTAATACTGATCAAAAACACCTGTAAACCAACTGCTTAATTTTCAGCTAAAGATAGTCACCAACTTCTGTTACCGGTCTTTTTTTGCGGCGAAAAGCTCAACTATGGCAACCTCAACCGAATTCCGCCGTAGCCCCCTGCATCGTTCTACCACAACCCAACCCCATGAAGACCCTTGTTCTGTTTTATTCCACCTATGGCCACATCTACAAAATGGCGGAAGCCATAGCTGAAGGCGCCCGCGAGGTAGCCGGCAATGAAGTGGTTATAAAGCGCGTGCCTGAAACCCTGCCCCAGGCCCTGCTCGACCAGATTGGCGCTACCCAGGCCCAGAAAGCCTTCGAGCACATTCCGGTAGCCACGCCTACCGAGCTGACCGAGTACGACAACATCGTCTTTGGCACGCCTACGCGCTACGGCAACCTGTGCGGCCAGATGCAAGCCTTCATGGACAGCACCGGCGGCTTGTGGGCCAAAGGAGCACTGGTGGGTAAAGTCGGGTCGGTGTTCGTGAGTACGGCCACTCAGCACGGTGGCCAGGAAACGACCATCCGGGCCTTCCATACCGAGCTGCTGCACCACGGCTTTGTGATTGTGGGTTTGCCCTACGCCTGGCAGGGCCAGATGGGCCACGAGGAAGTAACCGGCGGCACGCCCTACGGCGCCAGCACGGTGGCCGGCGGCCAGGGGGAGCGGCAGCCGAGCGCCAACGAGTTGGAAGGAGCCCGTTTTCAGGGTCGGCACACCTCGGAAATTGCGCAGAAACTAGCTCGTTCCTAAGGGAATACTATATTAGACGCTTAATTCTCTGCACACTGACCTGCAACCATCGGCAGCCACTCTCCGGAGTGGCTGCTTTTTTTATGCACTACCGGCCCCACAGCGGCCACTCTATTGCCGGGGCAGAAGTACGATTCATTGATCTAAAACAACAGTTGAGCACGCTTTTCAGGGAGTTGGTAATGAAAGTTGAAACGATTGACTAACCCAGAGTTAGGTTTGCACCACCTTCCCTGATCCGCAGGAAAGCCAGCAGCTTTTTTCTAGAATCTGTAATGCGTTGTCCTTCCGGACGATTCATAGGCCAGTCGACTGAATGGTTACCGGCGGCTACGGTGCAACTTTTGGCGGCATAGTCCGACCCTGAGACGAAGCTGAACTTTACGACTACCCTTTTACAAGCGGCCTACGAGCACCGCTTTCCTGGCATTCTTCTTCTTGCAGTATATGAAACGTTATCTACCCATTCTGGTCACTAGTTTGCTCACAGCCCCGGCCTGGGCCCAAACAACTCCCCCGGCCGGTACTCCGGCTGCCCGTCCCGCGCAGCCCCCAGTGCCCGGCGCACCGGCTACTACTGCCCCCAAGCCGCTGGCCGTTCCGGCGGCGCCCCGCGGTACGGGCCGTCTGACGGGCACCGTGCTGGACGCTACCACCAAGAAGCCGGTGGAATTTGCCACCGTGGCCTTATTGCCCGCCACTGGCAGCCAACCCATTGATGGGACCGTGTGCGACGACAAAGGCCGGTTTGCCCTTAAGAGTCTGGCCCCAGGACAGTACCGGGTGCAAATCAGCTTTGTGGGCTACGTAACCCGCACTGAAGACGTGACTATTACCGACGGCACCACCGAGCTGAATACGCTGCAGTTGACCTCAGCCGCGCAGAAGCTGGGCGAAGTAACCGTGACCGGCGAGCGGGACGTGGTGGAAACCAAGCCCGACCGGATTGTCTACAACGCCGAAAAGGACATTACCAACTCGGGTGGCACCGCGGCCGACGTGCTGCGCAAAGTGCCGCTGGTAAACGTGGACCCCGACGGTAACGTGGAGCTGCGCGGTACCAGCAACGTGCGCGTGCTCATCAACAACAAGCCCTCGGGCATCGTGGCCTCGTCGGTAGCGGATGCCATGAAGCAGATTCCGGCTGACCAGATCAAGAGTGTGGAGGTGATTACCACGCCCTCGGCCAAGTACGACGCCGAAGGCACGGGGGGTATTATCAACATCATCCTGAAGAAAAACAGCATGCAGGGCTCCAACGGCAGCGTAGGGTTGGCCGCCGGCACGCGTAGCTCCAACGGCAATGCCTCGCTCAACTACCGTAAGGGTAAGGTGGGCATCAACAGCTCGGTAAGCGGCTTTGGCTTCTACAGCCCCAACCGCAACGACCTGACCCGCTCGTTGAAAAACCCGGATGGTACCGAGACGCTGGCTTTGCAGCAGGATGGCGACGGCAACACGCTCGGCGGCGGCGGCTTCGGCCGGCTGGGCCTCGACTACGACCCGGCGCAGTACCATAACCTCACGCTGGGCTTGCAGGGCAGCATGTTCCGCAACTCCGGCGACTACCAGCAATTCAACAACGTGCTGTTTCCGGCCCTGGCCGCCAACCAGTTTACGCGTAGCACCGACCGGCAATTCCGCACCCAGAGCTACGATTTGAGTGGCTCTTACACCCGCACCTTCGAGCAGAAGCGCCGCGAATGGAGCGTGCTGGCCCAGCACACCCGCAACCGCAACACGCAAAACTACGGCCTCGACCAGTACGCCGGCCGCGACGAGTCGGGGGAGCTGCAGTACCGCGAGGAAAGCGACAATCTGGCCCGCAACCTGGAAACCACGCTTCAGACCGACTACGCCCACCCATTTTCGGAAACAGCCCTGCTCGAAACCGGGGCCAAAGCCATTCTGCGCCGCGTCAGCAGCGACTATGACGTGTACGACCAGCTGGCGCTGAACTTCAACCCGGCCCGCTCCAACCTTTTCGACTACAACCAGGATGTGGTGTCGGCTTATGGCACCTACGGGTTTTCGGCCTCCAAAAAGCTGAGCTTCAAGCTGGGTGCCCGGGTGGAAAACACGCGCGTCAGGGGCAACTTCGAGCCGCGGCAGACCGAAAATTCGGGCGTGTCGCAGGACTACTTCAACGTGCTGCCGAACGTGAGTTTGAGCTTCCAGCCGAATAATCCCAAGAAGCCCGGACAGTCGCTGCGGCTGGCGTACTCGAAACGGATTCAGCGCCCCCAGATTTTCTACCTCAACCCCTTCCGCAACACCTCCGACACGCTCAACGTCAGCTACGGCAACCCCAAGCTGGAGCGGGAGCTGACCGACAGCTACGAGCTGAACTATACCACCTTCATCAAAGGCTCGGTGCTGAATATGTCGGCCTACATGCGGCGTACGAACAATGCCATTGAAAGTGTCCGCTTTATCCAGAACGGCATCAACAACCAGACCTTCGCCAACATCGGACGCAACGCTACCTATGGCGTCAGCCTTTTCAGCTCGATAAAGCCGGTGCCGAAGTGGGATGTCAGCGGCAACGTAAACGTGTACTACGTCTCGTTGAAGAGCCCGGCCCTGAGCCTGCGCGAGGGCGCCGTAAATACGGCAGCCTACTCCAACGACGGGGTGATGTACAGCATCAACATCAACACCAGCTACAAATTCGAAAAGGGTCTGAGCATTCAGGGCTACGGCGGCCTGAACTCGCCCCGCGTGCAGCTTCAGGGCAAGCAAGCCGCCTGGACGTTCTATTCGCTGGGCCTGCGCAAAAACCTGCTCAAGGACAAAGCCGACCTGACCCTGAACGCCGACAACTTTCTGCAGGCCACCCGCAACCTGAAGTCGACGCTCGATACCGAGCAGTTCCGGCAGGAAAGCAACAACTACATCTACCTGCGCGGCGTGCGCCTGGCCTTTAATTACCGCTTTGGCAAAGTGTCAACTCAGCCCCAGAAGCGTCGCAAAGGCATCCAGAACGACGATGTCAAACAGGGTGAAGGCGGCCAAGGCCAGGGACAGCAGTAAGGGTGGAATTGTAAGCTTGTGAAGTTGTAAGGTTTTCGCCGGCCGGCTCCTGCGGTGTGGACAGTGGTCCAAACTGCCGGGGCGGGCCGGCGGAATTCCTTCTATTAGGCGGCGGCAATATTTACTACAATCCAGCGTTTTGCTGCATCAAGCCCCTATGGGTCGCTTTTATCTGCTTTATCGATTATCCATTTACGTATCTGATTGCCTGCATGAAGCATTTTTGTACCCTTGCTGTCCTCCTGGCGCTGGCAGTTCCAGCCACTGTGCGGGCCCAGAACCCCGCTTCATCCACCACAACTGCCGCGAAAGGGACGGGCCGTCTTACCGGCCGCGTGGTGGATGCCGCCACCCAGAAGCCCGTCGAATATGCTACCGTTGCCTTACTACCGACTGGGAGCACGACACCTGTTACCGGAGCTTCCGGCGACGACCAGGGCCGCTTCGAGCTGAAGGATTTGGTGGCCGGTTCCTACCGCCTGCAAGTAAGCTTTGTGGGCTACACCACGCGCGTGGAGCCCGTGACCATAACCGCTGGGGCAACCGACGTAGGCCGGCTTGAGCTGACGGCCACGGCCCAGAAGCTGGGCGAGGTAACCGTGACCGGCGAGCGGCCCATCGTAGAAACCCGCCCCGACCGTCTGATCTATAACGCAGACCAGGACGCTACCAAAGCTGGCAGCACCGCCTCCGACATTCTGCGCAAAACCCCAATGGTGAACGTGGACGCCGACGGCAACGTGCAGCTGCGTGGCACCTCCAACGTGCGGATTCTGATTAACAACAAGCCCTCAGCCATGCTGGCGGGCAACCTGGCCGAGGCTCTCAAGCAGATTCCGGCCGACCAGATTAAGGCTATTGAGGTGGTCACGGCGCCTTCGGCGAAGTATGACGCGGAAGGTTCGGGTGGGGTTATCAACATTGTGTTGAAGAAAAACAGCCTGCAGGGGACCAATGGCAGCGTGGGCAGCAGCATCGGTAACCGCAACCAGAACCTGAACAGCTCCCTGAACGTGAAGCGGGGCAAGGTAGGCGTCAACACCAAGCTCAGCGGCTTCCGCAACCTCTATCCTTTCCGCTCTACCGACACCCGCACTGATTTTGTGACCAGTCCTACGGGCCCCACGGGCGTGCAGGGCCAACTCAATCAGGTGGGCAACTCCCGCAACCAGGGCAGCGGCGGCTACGGGCAGCTGGAACTGACCTACGACCCCTCGCCCCTGCACAGCTTCACGCTCAGCGGCAACGGCAACCTCTACCGCAGTAGTTCGCCTCAATCGTTGTTCAACCAATATCAGGATTTTCGCAGCCCCCTCATCCTGCTCCCTGGTCAGCGCCTACGCGACACCCTTTACTCTCGCGACATCACCCAGAGCTATGAGGGACGAAACTACGACCTGAACGCCGGCTATACCCGCACCTTCGGCGAGGCCCAGCCCCGGCGCGAGTGGAGCATACTGGCCCAGCACACCCGCAACCGCAACGACCAGAACTACTCGCTCGACCAGTACCGCGCCGCCGAGGTGCTAGCCGGTCCGCTTGAATACCGGGAGCGAAGCTTCAACCTGGCCAAAAACCTGGAAACGACCATCCAGACCGACTACACCCAACCTATGCCCGACAGCAGCACGGTGGAAATAGGCGCTAAGACCATCCGTCGCCAAGTCAGCAGCGACTACAGCCTCGACACGGTGCTGCTCAGCCGTCAGCCCGATTTCGTGCGCAGTGCCGGCCGCTCCAACGCCTTCGACTACCGTCAGAATGTGCTGGCCGCCTACGCTACCTACAACTTCTCGGCCGGGAAAAAGTACTCTTTCAGCCTGGGCGCCCGCCTGGAGCATACGGCCATTGCGGGCGAGTTTTCCAGCCAGGACAGCCGCTTCAAAAACAGCTACCTCAACGTGCTGCCCAACCTGAACGTCAGCCGCAACCTCAAAAAGCCTGGCCAGACCCTGCGCCTGAGCTACTCCCGCCGCATTCAGCGCCCCCAGATCTACTACCTGAATCCGTACGTCAATCAGGTTACGGCTAATGCCATCCGCTTTGGCAACCCAAGCTTGTCGCCGGAAACTACCGACGCACTGGAGTTGAGTTACAGCACTTTCGGCGAGAAAAGCTCTCTGAATGCCTCGGCCTTCGTGCGCCGCACCGGCAACGCCATCGACGAGGTAAACAACTACAACACGGCCCTGGCCCGGACTGAAACCACCTTCGCCAACATTGCTACCAGCACCAGCTATGGCATCAGCCTGTTTGGCTCGCTCAAGCCCACTGCGGCCCTCAACCTGAGCACCAATGTGGAGCCCACCTACACCCGCATCTACAGCGCTTCCCTGCAGCGCACCAGCGCCCGGCTCAACGCCTTTATCAACCTGAACACGTCCTACAAATTCGCCAAGGTGTACACCGCTCAGGCTTTTGGTGGCGTCTGGACCGGCGACGTGCAACTGCAAACCCGCAACTCCGGAGGCTACTACTACGTGGCGGGTATAAAGCGCACGTTTCTCAACGAGAAGATGGACCTGACGCTCAACGCCAGCAACTTTCTGACCCCGGGCTTGGCCTTTGTCAACCGCACCACCACCGACCAATTCACATCCAGCAACTCGTTCTACCAATACCGCCGCAACTTTCGCCTGTCATTCAACTACCGCTTTGGCAAAGTGGACACCGGCGGGGGCCGTCAGCGCCGCACCATCCAGAACGATGACTCTAAGCAGGGCAGCAGCAAAGGCGGAGGGTGAGTAGGGGCACGTTGTGGAGCCCTTACTCCTTCACACCTCCCCAGTCACTCTTTTCAGCTTTGCTGGTTCCAGATTCGCCAGGACTCTTCGGCTTGGAGGCAAAGCATTTCGAAGCCGTTTTTGGTTTGAGCGCCCTGCTCGGCACCTTTGGCCATAAAGAGCGTTTCGCTGGGGTTGTAAATCAGGTCGTAGAGGTAATGCTGGGCCGTGAGCTGCTGGTACGGAATCGGGGGGCACTCGTCCATGTTGGGGAAAGTACCCAGTGGCGTGGTGTTGATAATCAGGGAATGGGCGGCAACAATGGCCGGCGTCAGGTCGGCGTAAGTCAGGCCCTGGGCCAGGGGGTTGCGCGAAACTAGCCAGTAGCGGATACCCAGCTCGCGCAGGGCCGCTTCCACCGCCTTCGATGAGCCGCCGGTACCCAGCACCAGGGCTCCGGCCTCGTCACCACGGACTGGGTAAAACCGGCGCAGGGAGTCGCGGAAACCAATATAGTCGGTGTTGTGGCCCACGCGTCGGCCGTCGGCCGTAAACTCAATGACGTTTACGGCCCCGATGCGGGCCGCCGAGGGTGCCACTTCATCCAGGTAAGGCCACACTTGCTCCTTGAAGGGAATCGTGACGTTGAGGCCTTGCAAGTCAGGCTGCTGGTCGCACAGCTGCAGCAGGTCTTTGATGCTGCCCAGCTCGAACAAATTGTACTGGCAATCGTCCAGGCCCAGGGTTTCAAACTTCTGGGAGAAGTACGTCTGGGAGAAAGAGTGTTCGAGCTTTAAGCCGATAAGTCCAAACTGGCGCATAGGATCAGAAGAGAATAGCGTCCCGAAAAAACAAAGAAAACCGCCCCAAACCATACTGGTTGGGGCGGTTTCGAAAAAATAAATCCAACTGGTCAGCTTACGCGGCAGCCGAACTGCCCCGCATTTTCTCCTTGAGGAACTGAATAGCGGGCGGCAGAATCGAGAACAGGATGATGCCGTAAATGACGTAGGTGAAATTGTGCTGCACCCACGGAATGTTGCCCAGGAAGAAGCCGGCCAGGGTGAGCGAAATAACCCAGAGCAGGGCCCCGGCAATACTGTAGCCGATGAAGAAGCTGTACTTCATGGTGCCCACGCCGGCCACAAACGGAGCAAACGTGCGCACGATGGGAATAAAGCGGGCCATGATGATGGTTTTGCCGCCGTGCTTGGCATAAAATTCCTGGGTTTGCTCCAGGTACTTGCGCTTCAGAAAGCGGAAATCCTCCCGGAACACCCGCGGCCCGAGGTAGTCCCCGACGAAGTAGTTGAGGTTGTCGCCGAGGAAAGCGGCGGCAAT
Above is a genomic segment from Hymenobacter cellulosivorans containing:
- a CDS encoding shikimate dehydrogenase family protein; the protein is MRQFGLIGLKLEHSFSQTYFSQKFETLGLDDCQYNLFELGSIKDLLQLCDQQPDLQGLNVTIPFKEQVWPYLDEVAPSAARIGAVNVIEFTADGRRVGHNTDYIGFRDSLRRFYPVRGDEAGALVLGTGGSSKAVEAALRELGIRYWLVSRNPLAQGLTYADLTPAIVAAHSLIINTTPLGTFPNMDECPPIPYQQLTAQHYLYDLIYNPSETLFMAKGAEQGAQTKNGFEMLCLQAEESWRIWNQQS
- a CDS encoding DedA family protein, whose product is MELIKHFLDIILHLDVHLKLLVGEYGNLIYLILFLIIFTETGVVVLPFLPGDSLLFVAGTLAAQPVAAGSPDTLLNIFYLIPLLIAAAFLGDNLNYFVGDYLGPRVFREDFRFLKRKYLEQTQEFYAKHGGKTIIMARFIPIVRTFAPFVAGVGTMKYSFFIGYSIAGALLWVISLTLAGFFLGNIPWVQHNFTYVIYGIILFSILPPAIQFLKEKMRGSSAAA